tatatagacacacaccctatgtgtttgaataaaatcaacgacatatgtctgatgctttaagcacactgtttgattaaatgattaagacacacaaattactcaagtaagagcccgatggtcacactgtgttaaaaaaatgacagcgagtgcctgtgtgactcaaatttggactcaacagaccaaaggacagatttccaccggtctaatgtccattgctcgtgtttcttggcccaagcaagtctcatcttcttattggtgtcctttagtagtggtttctttgcagcaatttgaccgtgAAGGcccgattcacacagtctcctctgaacagttgatgtttgagatttctctttgcttatttgagctgttcttgccataatatggacttggtcttttaccaaatagggctatcttctgtataccacccctaccttgtcacaacacaactgattggctaaaatgcattaagaaggaaataaattccacaaattaacctcttaaggatctgacctttctttttcaatttttgcccaaaatgacatacccaaatctaactgcctgtagctcaggacctgaagcaaggatatgcatattcttgataacatttgaaaggaaacactttgaagtttgtggaaatgtgatattaatataggagaatataacacattagatctggtgaaagataatacaaacataaaaacatgcgttttcaatttttttattcgattttggccactagatggcagcagtgtgcgtGCAacatttcagattgatccagtgaagcatcgcaatactggactattttgtatcaagtctgcccaaatgtgccgaattggtcaattgatacattttcaagtacataactatagagaacatacattttgaattaccatatcatttttgtaagtttacacactcccaggaatgtcatacatgatggatcattcgCTTATACGCTgattttcacacatctagatggccgggcggggtggggatggagccagagacagcaggggttcaaactgtagaacccagttcctacattttgaatataaaaattgattttataaaacaaaactatgctacattttatctctgggacccttaggatgacaaatcagagcaagattactgaatgtaagtacattatttaccttcagaggtgaatgtatcaaaccagttgccgtgatacattttttgttgttgtgcactcaaacaatagcatggtatcttTTCACTGTAATAACTAcagtaaattggacagtgcagttagattaacaagaatttaagccttctgcccatataagacatgtctatgtcctggaaagttagCTGTTACTTACaatagtcatgctaatcacattagcacacgttagctcaaccgtcccgtatacgggacaccgatcccgtagaggttaacaaggcacacctgttaattgaaatgcattccaggtgactacctcatgaagctggttgagagaatgccaagagtatgcaatgctgttatcaaggcaaagggtggctactttgaagaatgtcaaatatataaaatattttgatttgtttaacaattttttggttactacatgattccatatgtgttatttcatggttttgatgtcttcactattattctacaatgtagaaaatagtaaaaataaagaaaatgagtaggtgtgtccaaacttttgactggtactctatatgGATGAtgtataaagccaggcacatttaacagttaggctattaattatagacctaattaagttggggttttcTCTCTCAATTGTCTTAGACAATTAGGCTAAGGCAGGGGCTGTTTCCtcatctctgctgctgctgcctccgccacaTTGTTCTCGATCCCAATacgctggttaactttgctattatgcacatagcaacatagggAAAGGTGCCAATTCTGCAGCGCACTGAAGATTATGTTTCAGAACAGCGGACAGCGACCGTATCCAACGCGGGAGATAGAGCAAATGTTCTAAAAATAATATTcgatttattagtgttgcacaattatttttacataatataaccatagaCAATTTCAGTAtcatgtcttagagtgatggactgtgccgtCCCtgtggcctccacaatggatcagtccactgagACAtgcgtgaatcagacaggtgaCTTGTGCATCatgaaacattttttggggggcgaCTGCTGGACTAAAGAAATCtgggtcgaccaacagcctatcgaccaaacaatcaaccagtcaactaaatggggtcagccctaacacagagtttaccaaacattaggaataccttcctaatatttaagTTGCACCCCCCcattttgccttcagaacagcctcaattcgtcggggcatggactctacaaggtatcaaaagcgttccacaaggatgttggcctatgttgactccaatgcttcccacagttgcgttaagttggctggatgtcctttgggtggtggaccattcttgatacacacaggtaactgttgagcatgaaaaacccagcagcggtgtagttcttaacacaaaccgatgcgccttgcacctactaccataccccgttcaaaggcacttaaatcttttgtctttcccattcaccctctgaatggcgcacatacacaatccatgtctcaattgtctctaggcttaaaaatccttctttaacctgtctcctccccttcatctacactgatttgaagtggatttaacaagtgacatcaataagggatcatagctttcacctggattcacctggtcagtctgtcatggaaagagcaggtgttcttaatgttttgtatactcagtgtatgtttacTTGATGAATTGTATTGTGTCTGATGTGTTGACTGTTGCAATCAAATGAGTCAAAGCCTTGTgatctcctctctgcctctcaggAAGTCGTGGCTGGTGCCCACCCAGTACCTGCTGGGTCTCTTCATGCTGTACCTGTCGGTTACCGTGGATACGCTGCTGGAAAGTGATGAGGGGCGGGGCCCAGACGTGGTGACCCTGACGGTGGTGTTCTTCATGCTGGCCTTTCTGGCAGctacccaggtacacacacacacacacactcactcactcactcactcactcactcactcactcactccaagTTATTGTGATACATGACTGTTATTTCCCCATCCCTGATCCCAGGACATAGCAGTGGATGGCTGGGCTCTGACCATGCTGTCTCGGGAGAACGTGGGCTACGCCTCCACCTGTAACTCTGTGGGACAGACTGCTGGCTATTTCCTAGGCAACGTGCTCTTCCTGGCCCTGGAGTCAGCGGACTTCTGCAACAAATACCTGAGAGCACAGCCTAAAGAGACTGGCATCGTTACACTgtcaggtatggagggagggagggagggagggagggagagagagactggcatcGTTACACTgtcaggtatggagggagggagggagagagagactggcatcGTTACACTgtcaggtatggagggagggagggagagagagactggcatcGTGACACTGTCAgctacggagggagggagggagggagagagagagactggcatcGTGACACTGTCAgctacggagggagggagggagggagagagagagactggcatcGTGACACTGTCAgctacggagggagggagggagagagaatgggatTGTTACTCTgtcaggtagggagggagggaggtaaaaAAAATATGAGAAAGCAGAGAATAAGGTAATCTATGAAGCGGGAAGAAGATAATATATGAAGCAGGAAGGTCATCTATGAAGCGGGAAGAAGGAAGAAGGTAATCTATGAAGCGGGAAGAAGGAAGAAGGTCATCTATGAAGCAGGAAGAAGGTCATATATGAAGCGGGAAGAAGGTAATATATGAAGCAGGAAGAAGGTCATCTATGAAGCGGGAAGAAGGAATAAGGTCATCTATGAAGCGGGAAGAAGGTCATCAATGAAGCGGGAAGAAGGAAGAAGGTAATCTATGAAGCGGGAAGAAGGTCATATATGAAGCGGGAAGAAGGTCATCTATGAAGCGGGAGAATGTCATATATGAAGCGGGAAGAAGGTCATGTATGAAGCAGAGAGAAGGTCATCTGTGAAGCGGGAATAATGTAATGTATGAAGCAGGGAGAAGGTCATACATGAAGCGGGAAGAAGGTCATCTATGAAGCAGGAAGAAGAGCGGTAATCCAGATATATAGTTTAATCTTGCTACAGTCAGCTGTATGAAGTACAATTACAGACATGCAAAGCTCAATGAACCCGTCCCTGCTGAAGAGGGAATGTCCGTTGGCCAGGTTTTGCATTTGTTCCTCTTGCCCTGAGTGAACAATGGGTGCTAAAGACGATGGTATAAGAATTGTAGAACAATTAGTGATTTTTGTTCCCTTGTAACCTCTTGATTTCCATATAATGCTATAATCAACGTTCACTTTGTCCTGTCAGTCTGAACCTTGCTAAGGTGTACCAGGCGTGCATTTTCTTCCATTTTAGAACATTGATACAGTGGCAATTACTTTAGGCCCAACAACTTTTTATTATCTGGGGAAATGTTTGTGGCAGTGTCACCTAGTGGGCAATTTTGGGGGAATCCTCCAATCATAGTGCAGATATTGGTCATGTGATCAATTTTGGCGGTTTTTGAGCTGAAGTGAGAGAAAATAAACTGGTTTTGGAGTGAACTTTTGGCTGATGATTTCCAGTACAGCTGTGGCAATCAACAGGCTGTGCCTTGCTATAGAAGATGGGTGAATTAACCTTGATCGTCATTGCGCTGTGTCATATCCCATTGCCCTGCTGTTGTAATCACTCGGTAACGTTGTCGTTGTCTGTGATTGGCTCCCGTGGCGCAGAATTCCTGTTTTTCTGGGGCGTGGTGTTCCTGGTGTCGACCACGCTGGTGGCCATTATGAAGAAGGAGAACGCCAGGGGACAGCATGGGAAGAGGAAGGTCCGGGAGGAGACGCAGAGCGTCATGGAAACATACAAGCTGCTGGTCTCCATCATCAAGATGCCTGCCGTGTTCACCTTCTGTAGCCTGCTGCTCACGGCTAAGGTACCTGCGATACAGCTTACTACACACGTCACCCAGTCAGGTTAAAGGGATACGTCGGGATTTTGGCaacgaggccctttatctacttccccagagtcagatgaactcgttgATAAAATGTTTatgtagcatgctagcagataccatagacttccagtcattgcactaacgctagttagcattggctcgtgaaactacctcttaacttccttcatactggacacagagacataaaaatggtatccacgagttcatctggcTCTGGGGACGTAGATAAAGGGCCCCGTTGCCaacatcccgaagtatccctttaaggactGACCCACTGTGTTCACCCTCTGCTGGCCACTGCTAAGGTATATCTACAACTTCTCTGCATGCCAGTGCTGAATGTAACCCAGTCAGGTTACTGGCCCACCGACTGTAGTCACCCTGTGTAGCCTGCCACTAACTTCCGAGGTGTCTACATCTTAACCAACCTGCATTGGACAATTAGCCTAGCTCACCtgctgtatctaacccagtcacTGTAAAGGACTTagcggtctgtctgtctgtgtgtctccagATGGGCTTCTCTGCGGCAGACGCAGTGACGGGTCTGAAGCTGGTGGAGGCAGGTGTTCCCAAAGAGCAGCTGGCGTTACTGGCAGTCCCAATGGTTCCACTTCAGATACTACTACCACTCATCATCAGTAAATACACTGCAGGACCACGACCACTAGACGTCTTCTACAAGGCCTTTCCCTTCAggtatgcacacacatgcactcgcgcgcacacacacacacacacacttttcccaTACATTTGTGTTTCCGTGTGTAGGTTGTTGATAGGTCTGGAGTATGCCCTGCTGGTGTGGTGGACTCCCAGTTTAAAGCAGGATGGGGGGGGATTCCCTCTCTACTACTACGCTATAGTACTGTTCAGCTACGCACTGCATCAGGTAACACTACTCACACCATCtcatctctgctctctccctctctctctctctctctgctctctccctctctctctgctctctctctgctctctccctctctctctgctctctccctctctctctgctctctctctctctctctctctctctgcacctcccTTTCTCTgctcgctctctgctctctgctctctctctctctctctgcacctccctttctctgctctctctcgctctccctacacctccctttctctgctctctctctccctacacctccctttctctgctctctctctctccctttctctgctctctacacctccctttctctgctctctccctttctctgctctctccctctctctctccctacacctccctttctctgctctctccctttctctgctctctctgctctctctctccctacacctccctttctctgctctctccctttctctgctctctctctccctacacctccctttctctgctctctccctttctctgctctctctctctctctctccctacacctccctttctctgctctctccctttctctgctctctccctttctctgctctctccctttctcttctctctctctacacctccctttctctgctctctctctctctctctacacctccctttctctgctctctactctctacacctccctttctctgctctctctctgctctctctctccctacacctccctttctctgctctctccctttctctgctctctctctgctctctctctccctacacctccctttctctgctctctctctgctctctctctccctacacctcccgttctctgctctctccctttctctgctctctctctgctctctctccctacacctccctttctctgctctctctctgctctctctctccctacacctccctttctctgctctctccctttctctactctctgctctctctctccctacacctcCCTTTCTCTGcgctctactctctgctctctctctccctacacctccctttctctgctctctccctttctctgctctctctctccctacacctccctttctctgctctctccctttctctactctctgctctctctctccctacacctccctttctctgctctctactctctgctctctctctccctacacctccctttctctgctctctccctttctctactctctgctctctctctccctacacctccctttctctgctctctactctctgctctctctctccctacacctccctttctctgctctctccctttctctgctctctactctctctctctacacctcccttTCTCTGCTCTTCAATGTGAAATAAGGCCACTATATAACCACTTGATCCACACACTTACATTTTTTTCTCAAACtcctgcttttcccctccttacCCAAAGGTGGCGCTGTACAGCATGTATGTGGCCTGTATGGCTTTCCATGCTAAAGTGAGTGACCCAATGATCGGTGGGACCTACATGACCCTGCTGAACACAGTCACCAACCTAGGGGGCAATTGGCCCTCCACCCTGGCACTGTGGATGGTCGACCCACTCACCTCTAAGGAGTGCCAGGGAGCTGCTGGGCAGAGCTGTGGCTCCCCAGAGGAGGCAGGGGTAAGTGGGAGAGAGAATTACCAGACAGTTATCTCAATTGTAATGTCGTAGTACATTGAATAGCTATGATGTGAATTTTGTGGAAACACTTCTCTTAAacgtgtctctttctgtctccctcgcCTCCCCCCTCAGCTGTGTGTTAAGGAGGGCGGTCTGTGTGTGACGTCGTTGGATGGTTACTATGTGGAgtcggtggtgtgtgtggtgataGGACTAGTGTGGTGGGTGTGGCTAGGGAAGAGGATGAGAAGGCTACAGGACCAGAGCCCTGCAGCGTGGCGGTGCAGGATCGGCCAATGACAACGTTCACCCGGCTCTTGACCTGCACAACCCCTTTCTCAC
The DNA window shown above is from Coregonus clupeaformis isolate EN_2021a chromosome 6, ASM2061545v1, whole genome shotgun sequence and carries:
- the LOC121567602 gene encoding acetyl-coenzyme A transporter 1 — its product is MELSDSVTHKNGRQRKPAVPQGDMRDGDRVCNTTPDMDMEVEGEVLHQGYDAEDNGHPRVKPGIRGELGNVSLLLFLYVLQGIPLGLAGSIPLILQGKNVSYKDQAFFSFVFWPFSLKLLWAPLVDALYLTRFGRRKSWLVPTQYLLGLFMLYLSVTVDTLLESDEGRGPDVVTLTVVFFMLAFLAATQDIAVDGWALTMLSRENVGYASTCNSVGQTAGYFLGNVLFLALESADFCNKYLRAQPKETGIVTLSEFLFFWGVVFLVSTTLVAIMKKENARGQHGKRKVREETQSVMETYKLLVSIIKMPAVFTFCSLLLTAKMGFSAADAVTGLKLVEAGVPKEQLALLAVPMVPLQILLPLIISKYTAGPRPLDVFYKAFPFRLLIGLEYALLVWWTPSLKQDGGGFPLYYYAIVLFSYALHQVALYSMYVACMAFHAKVSDPMIGGTYMTLLNTVTNLGGNWPSTLALWMVDPLTSKECQGAAGQSCGSPEEAGLCVKEGGLCVTSLDGYYVESVVCVVIGLVWWVWLGKRMRRLQDQSPAAWRCRIGQ